A single genomic interval of Eptesicus fuscus isolate TK198812 chromosome 10, DD_ASM_mEF_20220401, whole genome shotgun sequence harbors:
- the TJAP1 gene encoding tight junction-associated protein 1 isoform X2, whose product MTSAAPAKKPYRKAPPEHRELRLEVPGSQLEQQESLTDAERMKLLQQENEELRRRLALATRRTEDLERELEIGQDCLELELGQSREELDKFKDKFRRLQNSYTASQRTNQELEDKLHTLIKKAEMDRKTLDWEIVELTNKLLEAKNTINKLEELNERYRLDCNLAVQLLKCNKSHFRNHKFADLPCELQDMVRKHLHSGQEAASPDPAPSLAPGAVVPTSVIARVLEKPESLLLNSAQSGSAGRPLAEDVFVHVDMSGGAPGDLASPPGPDSPTPQPNGECHSLSTAGGSPDEEVPLPAFEKLSPYPTPSPPYPLYPGRKVIEFSEDKVRIPHNSPLPNCTYATRQAISLSLVEEGSERGRPSPVPSSHASAQASPHHQPSPAPPILSAPASSASSEDDLLASWQRAFVDRTPPATVAQCTAYGHDVLPELQRQFALSPADREEEVQAPSSPPGESGLLLPTEPDSGLAREEEEEELNLPISPEEEQQSLLPRDTGTDTGPGTSHTEGRTWALPGSSRPQRSPKRMGVHHLHRKDSLTQAQEQGNLLN is encoded by the exons ATGACCAGCGCGGCCCCTGCTAAGAAACCCTACCGCAAGGCACCACCAGAGCATCGGGAGCTGCGGCTGGAAGTTCCTGGGTCCCAGCTTGAGCAGCAG GAGTCCCTGACTGACGCAGAGAGGATGAA gctgttgCAGCAGGAAAATGAAGAGCTTCGCAGGCGCCTGGCCTTGGCCACCAGGCGCACCGAGGACCTGGAGCGCGAGCTGGAAATTGGGCAGGActgcctggagctggagctgggccaGAGCCGCGAGGAGCTGGACAAATTTAAGGACAAGTTCCGCAG GCTGCAGAACAGCTACACAGCTTCCCAGAGGACCaaccaggagctggaggacaaGCTGCACACGCTG ATCAAGAAGGCCGAGATGGATAGGAAGACACTGGACTGGGAGATTGTGGAGCTGACCAACAAGCTGCTGGAGGCCAAGAACACCATCAACAAGCTGGAGGAGCTCAAC GAGCGGTACCGGCTGGACTGCAACCTGGCTGTGCAGCTCCTTAAGTGCAACAAATCCCACTTCCGTAACCACAAGTTCGCTGAT CTGCCCTGTGAGCTACAGGACATGGTTCGGAAACATCTGCACAGTGGTCAAGAGGCTGCCAGCCCggaccctgcccccagcctggcaccaggggcTGTGGTACCCACCTCGGTCATTGCCCGCGTGTTGGAGAAGCCAGAGTCTCTATTGCTCAATTCGGCCCAGTCAGGCAGTGCTGGGCGCCCCTTGGCTGAGGATGTCTTTGTTCATGTAGACATGAGTGGGGGTGCCCCAGGTGACCTAGCCAGTCCCCCAGGCCCTGACAGCCCCACCCCTCAACCCAATGGGGAGTGCCACTCTCTGAGCACTGCTGGGGGCTCCCCAGATGAGGAGGTGCCTCTGCCGGCCTTTGAGAAACTaagcccctaccccaccccatctccaccATACCCTCTGTATCCTGGCCGAAAGGTAATAGAGTTCTCTGAGGATAAGGTGCGAATCCCCCACAATAGCCCCCTGCCCAACTGCACGTATGCTACCCGCCAGGCCATTTCCCTGAgcctggtggaggaggggagtGAGCGGGGCCGTCCTAGCCCAGTGCCCAGCAGCCATGCATCAGCCCAGGCCTCACCCCACCAccaacccagcccagcccccccgATACTCAgtgccccagccagctctgccagcTCTGAGGACGACCTGCTGGCCAGCTGGCAGCGGGCATTTGTTGACCGCACTCCACCGGCcacagtggcccagtgcacagctTACGGACATGATGTGCTCCCTGAGCTGCAGCGCCAGTTTGCGCTGAGCCCCGCTGACAGAGAGGAGGAGGTTCAGGCACCTTCCTCCCCACCTGGTGAGAGTGGGCTTTTGCTGCCAACAGAACCTGACTCTGGCCTTgccagggaggaagaggaggaggaactgAATCTGCCCATCAGCCCCGAGGAAGAACAACAGAGCCTGCTGCCCCGTGATACCGGCACagacacagggcctggcacctccCACACTGAGGGCAGGACCTGGGCACTCCCCGGCTCCAGCCGCCCCCAGCGCAGCCCCAAGAGGATGGGGGTACACCACCTACACCGCAAGGACAGCCTGacccaggcccaggagcagggcAATCTGCTCAATTAA
- the TJAP1 gene encoding tight junction-associated protein 1 isoform X1, whose protein sequence is MTSAAPAKKPYRKAPPEHRELRLEVPGSQLEQQESLTDAERMKLLQQENEELRRRLALATRRTEDLERELEIGQDCLELELGQSREELDKFKDKFRRLQNSYTASQRTNQELEDKLHTLASLSHSWIFAIKKAEMDRKTLDWEIVELTNKLLEAKNTINKLEELNERYRLDCNLAVQLLKCNKSHFRNHKFADLPCELQDMVRKHLHSGQEAASPDPAPSLAPGAVVPTSVIARVLEKPESLLLNSAQSGSAGRPLAEDVFVHVDMSGGAPGDLASPPGPDSPTPQPNGECHSLSTAGGSPDEEVPLPAFEKLSPYPTPSPPYPLYPGRKVIEFSEDKVRIPHNSPLPNCTYATRQAISLSLVEEGSERGRPSPVPSSHASAQASPHHQPSPAPPILSAPASSASSEDDLLASWQRAFVDRTPPATVAQCTAYGHDVLPELQRQFALSPADREEEVQAPSSPPGESGLLLPTEPDSGLAREEEEEELNLPISPEEEQQSLLPRDTGTDTGPGTSHTEGRTWALPGSSRPQRSPKRMGVHHLHRKDSLTQAQEQGNLLN, encoded by the exons ATGACCAGCGCGGCCCCTGCTAAGAAACCCTACCGCAAGGCACCACCAGAGCATCGGGAGCTGCGGCTGGAAGTTCCTGGGTCCCAGCTTGAGCAGCAG GAGTCCCTGACTGACGCAGAGAGGATGAA gctgttgCAGCAGGAAAATGAAGAGCTTCGCAGGCGCCTGGCCTTGGCCACCAGGCGCACCGAGGACCTGGAGCGCGAGCTGGAAATTGGGCAGGActgcctggagctggagctgggccaGAGCCGCGAGGAGCTGGACAAATTTAAGGACAAGTTCCGCAG GCTGCAGAACAGCTACACAGCTTCCCAGAGGACCaaccaggagctggaggacaaGCTGCACACGCTG GCCTCTCTTAGCCACAGCTGGATTTTTGCA ATCAAGAAGGCCGAGATGGATAGGAAGACACTGGACTGGGAGATTGTGGAGCTGACCAACAAGCTGCTGGAGGCCAAGAACACCATCAACAAGCTGGAGGAGCTCAAC GAGCGGTACCGGCTGGACTGCAACCTGGCTGTGCAGCTCCTTAAGTGCAACAAATCCCACTTCCGTAACCACAAGTTCGCTGAT CTGCCCTGTGAGCTACAGGACATGGTTCGGAAACATCTGCACAGTGGTCAAGAGGCTGCCAGCCCggaccctgcccccagcctggcaccaggggcTGTGGTACCCACCTCGGTCATTGCCCGCGTGTTGGAGAAGCCAGAGTCTCTATTGCTCAATTCGGCCCAGTCAGGCAGTGCTGGGCGCCCCTTGGCTGAGGATGTCTTTGTTCATGTAGACATGAGTGGGGGTGCCCCAGGTGACCTAGCCAGTCCCCCAGGCCCTGACAGCCCCACCCCTCAACCCAATGGGGAGTGCCACTCTCTGAGCACTGCTGGGGGCTCCCCAGATGAGGAGGTGCCTCTGCCGGCCTTTGAGAAACTaagcccctaccccaccccatctccaccATACCCTCTGTATCCTGGCCGAAAGGTAATAGAGTTCTCTGAGGATAAGGTGCGAATCCCCCACAATAGCCCCCTGCCCAACTGCACGTATGCTACCCGCCAGGCCATTTCCCTGAgcctggtggaggaggggagtGAGCGGGGCCGTCCTAGCCCAGTGCCCAGCAGCCATGCATCAGCCCAGGCCTCACCCCACCAccaacccagcccagcccccccgATACTCAgtgccccagccagctctgccagcTCTGAGGACGACCTGCTGGCCAGCTGGCAGCGGGCATTTGTTGACCGCACTCCACCGGCcacagtggcccagtgcacagctTACGGACATGATGTGCTCCCTGAGCTGCAGCGCCAGTTTGCGCTGAGCCCCGCTGACAGAGAGGAGGAGGTTCAGGCACCTTCCTCCCCACCTGGTGAGAGTGGGCTTTTGCTGCCAACAGAACCTGACTCTGGCCTTgccagggaggaagaggaggaggaactgAATCTGCCCATCAGCCCCGAGGAAGAACAACAGAGCCTGCTGCCCCGTGATACCGGCACagacacagggcctggcacctccCACACTGAGGGCAGGACCTGGGCACTCCCCGGCTCCAGCCGCCCCCAGCGCAGCCCCAAGAGGATGGGGGTACACCACCTACACCGCAAGGACAGCCTGacccaggcccaggagcagggcAATCTGCTCAATTAA
- the LRRC73 gene encoding leucine-rich repeat-containing protein 73, producing MLPSSIQISGEPLSGAEVRDICRGLRDNAVRLLSLRGCRLCDRDFGRICRALAGATSLAQLNLNLGVVSSPSRIKQLAEALRTNRSIQSLFLHGSPLTDAGLALLNPALALHPALVALDLGDCMLGDEAINLICGLLPPDGAKSGLKELTLSANPGITPKGWSRLAIAVAHSSQVRVLNLDYNPLGDHVAGMLAVAVASSRTLEVLDLESTGLTNQSAQTLLDMVENYPTALRSLVLAENSISPELQQQICDLLSEGEEEEEVAGGPGHTQEGERGRESAAHPRGSSSWMCPSDPSSQMVLMTSGLGDSLLAETEM from the exons ATGCTGCCCAGCTCCATCCAGATCTCAGGGGAGCCGTTGTCGGGCGCCGAGGTGCGGGACATCTGCCGCGGCCTGCGCGACAACGCCGTGCGCCTGCTCTCCCTGCGCGGCTGCCGCCTCTGCGACCGCGACTTCGGCCGCATCTGCCGGGCCCTCGCCGGGGCCACGTCCCTGGCGCAGCTCAACCTTAACCTGGGCGTCGTGTCCAGCCCCAGCCGCATCAAGCAGCTCGCCGAGGCGCTGCGGACCAACCGCTCCATCCAGTCCCTCTT CCTGCATGGGAGCCCCCTGACAGATGCGGGGCTGGCCTTGCTgaacccagccctggccctccaTCCTGCCCTTGTGGCTCTGGACCTGGGGGACTGCATGTTGGGTGATGAAGCCATCAACCTCATCTGTGGCCTCCTCCCCCCAGACGGGGCCAAGTCTG GTCTGAAGGAGTTAACGCTGAGTGCCAACCCTGGCATCACTCCTAAGGGCTGGAGCCGCCTTGCCATTGCTGTGGCCCACAGCTCCCAGGTCCGCGTCCTCAATTTGGACTACAACCCCCTGG GTGACCATGTGGCAGGGAtgctggctgtggctgtggcctcCAGTCGCACCTTAGAGGTCCTGGACTTGGAGAGCACAGGGCTCACCAACCAGTCCGCTCAG ACCCTGCTGGACATGGTAGAGAATTACCCCACAGCTTTGCGGAGCCTGGTGTTGGCTGAGAACAGCATTAGCCCAGAGCTGCAGCAGCAGATCTGTGACCTCCTTtctgagggagaagaggaggaggaggtggcaggagggcctggtcacacccaggaaggagagagggggcgggAGTCTGCCGCCCACCCCAGGGGAAGCAGTTCCTGGATGTGCCCCAGTG ATCCCAGCTCTCAGATGGTGCTAATGACATCAGGACTAGGGGACAGTCTGTTGGCTGAGACCGAGATGTGA
- the YIPF3 gene encoding protein YIPF3, whose amino-acid sequence MATTATPAGGSRNGTGPEWGGFEENIQGGGSAVIDMENMDDTSGSSFEDMGELHQRLREEEVDADAAAAEEEDGEFLGMKGFKGQLSRQVADQMWQAGKRQASRAFSLYANIDILRPYFDVEPAQVRSRLLESMIPIKMVNFPQKIAGELYGPLMLVFTLVAILLHGMKTSDTIIREGTLMGTAIGTCFGYWLGVSSFIYFLAYLCNAQITMLQMLALLGYGLFGHCIVLLVTYNIHLHALFYLFWLLVGGLSTLRMVAVLVSRTVGPTQRLLLCGTLAALHMLFLLYLHFAYHKVVEGILDTLEGPNIPPMQRVPRDIPAVLPDARPPASVLNTTVKAVEVILQSH is encoded by the exons ATGGCAACTACGGCGACGCCGGCCGGCGGCTCCCGAAATGGGACTGGCCCGGAATGGGGAGGGTTCGAAGAAAACATCCAG GGTGGGGGCTCAGCGGTGATTGACATGGAGAACATGGACGATACTTCAGGCTCCAGCTTCGAGGATATGGGTGAGCTGCATCAACGCCTGCGTGAAGAAGAAGTAGATGCTGATGCAGCCGCTGCTGAAGAAGAGGATGGGGAATTCCTGGGCATGAAGGGCTTTAAGGGACAGTTGAGCCGGCAGGTGGCTGACCAG ATGTGGCAGGCAGGGAAGAGACAAGCCTCTAGGGCCTTCAGCTTGTATGCCAACATCGACATCCTGAGACCCTACTTTGATGTGGAGCCTGCCCAGGTGCGAAGCAG gCTCCTGGAGTCCATGATCCCCATCAAGATGGTCAACTTCCCCCAG AAAATCGCTGGTGAGCTCTATGGACCTCTCATGCTGGTCTTCACACTGGTTGCCATTCTCCTCCACGGGATGAAGACGTCTGACACCATTATC CGGGAGGGCACCCTGATGGGCACAGCCATTGGCACCTGCTTTGGCTATTGGCTGGGTGTCTCATCCTTCATCTACTTCCTCGCCTACCTGTGCAACGCCCAGATCACCATGCTCCAGATGCTGGCACTGCTG GGCTATGGCCTCTTTGGGCACTGCATTGTCCTGCTCGTCACCTACAACATCCACCTGCAcgccctcttctacctcttttGGCTGCTGGTGGGGGGGCTGTCCACCTTGCGTATG GTGGCAGTGTTGGTGTCACGGACTGTGGGCCCCACACAGCGGCTGCTCCTCTGTGGCACCCTAGCTGCCCTACACATGCTCTTCCTGCTCTATCTGCACTTTGCCTACCACAAGGTGGTAGAGG ggATCCTAGACACACTGGAGGGCCCCAACATCCCACCCATGCAGAGGGTCCCCAGAGACATCCCCGCTGTACTCCCTGATGCGAGGCCTCCAGCCAGCGTGCTCAACACTACAGTCAAGGCCGTCGAGGTGATCCTGCAGTCACACTGA